Proteins from one Salaquimonas pukyongi genomic window:
- a CDS encoding SRPBCC family protein → MKMSGEQRIKASVDRVWEALNDPEVLKASIPGCESLEKKSDTEMAATVTLKIGPVKAKFNGEVELQNLNPPHSYTIVGEGKGGIAGFAKGGADVTLTEDGNATLLSYQAKADVGGKIAQLGSRLIDSTSKKLAGEFFKKFGKIVEKG, encoded by the coding sequence ATGAAAATGTCGGGTGAGCAGCGGATCAAGGCCAGCGTCGACCGGGTCTGGGAGGCGTTAAACGATCCTGAAGTTCTCAAAGCTTCCATTCCGGGCTGTGAAAGTCTGGAAAAAAAGTCCGACACCGAGATGGCGGCCACGGTCACGTTGAAAATCGGCCCGGTAAAAGCCAAATTCAACGGCGAGGTTGAGCTGCAAAATCTCAACCCGCCCCATTCCTACACGATTGTCGGCGAGGGCAAGGGCGGCATTGCCGGCTTTGCCAAGGGCGGTGCGGATGTGACGTTGACAGAGGATGGCAATGCCACGCTGCTGAGCTACCAGGCAAAGGCCGATGTGGGCGGCAAGATCGCGCAGCTTGGCAGCCGGCTGATCGATTCAACCTCGAAAAAGCTTGCAGGTGAATTCTTCAAGAAATTCGGCAAGATCGTCGAAAAGGGCTGA
- a CDS encoding glycine C-acetyltransferase — protein MSATDKPQAGNRFSQMLAGEIAGLKEAGLFKSERVIVSPQAGSVELAGGRQVINLCANNYLGLSGNPQLVEAGRAALEKYGYGMSSVRFICGTQEEHKELETRIASFLGMEDAILYSSCFDANTGLFETLLGPEDAIVSDALNHASIIDGVRLCKAKRLRYANSDMADLEAKLAEAADCRFRLIATDGVFSMDGYIARLEEICDLAEKHDAMVMVDDSHAVGFMGDRGRGTHEHCGVMGRIDIITGTLGKALGGASGGYTAASGEIVEWLRQRSRPYLFSNTLAPVIAATSLAVLDMLEKDNSLVLTLRRNSEHFRSRMSAAGFDLLPGSHPIIPVMLGDPKIAQELAARLDEKGVYVTAFSYPVVPMGKDRIRTQMSAAHSLEELDQAIDAFVEAGREMGIIS, from the coding sequence ATGTCCGCCACTGACAAGCCGCAAGCCGGCAACCGTTTTTCGCAGATGTTGGCCGGGGAAATCGCCGGGCTGAAGGAGGCAGGCCTCTTCAAGAGCGAACGGGTGATTGTCTCGCCTCAGGCAGGCAGCGTGGAACTGGCGGGCGGGCGCCAGGTCATCAATCTGTGTGCCAACAACTACCTTGGCCTTTCCGGCAATCCCCAATTGGTGGAAGCAGGCAGGGCGGCGCTCGAAAAATACGGATACGGCATGTCCTCGGTTCGCTTCATCTGCGGCACCCAGGAAGAACACAAGGAGCTTGAAACCCGTATCGCATCCTTCCTGGGGATGGAGGATGCAATCCTCTACTCTTCCTGTTTTGATGCCAATACCGGGCTGTTCGAAACCCTGCTCGGCCCCGAAGATGCAATTGTCTCCGACGCTCTCAACCACGCGTCGATCATCGACGGCGTTCGCTTGTGCAAGGCAAAACGGTTGCGTTATGCCAATTCGGACATGGCCGATCTGGAGGCAAAGCTTGCCGAAGCCGCCGATTGCCGCTTCCGGCTGATCGCTACCGATGGCGTCTTCTCCATGGATGGTTACATCGCCCGGCTGGAAGAGATCTGCGATCTGGCCGAAAAGCATGATGCCATGGTGATGGTGGACGACAGCCATGCAGTAGGCTTCATGGGGGATCGCGGCCGCGGCACTCATGAACATTGCGGCGTCATGGGCCGTATCGATATCATTACCGGTACGCTTGGCAAGGCGTTGGGCGGGGCATCCGGCGGCTACACGGCAGCATCAGGGGAAATTGTCGAATGGCTGCGGCAGCGCTCCCGCCCCTATCTGTTTTCCAATACGCTTGCGCCGGTCATTGCGGCAACATCGCTTGCTGTGCTGGACATGCTGGAAAAGGACAATTCGCTTGTGCTGACCCTGCGCCGCAATTCAGAGCACTTCAGAAGCCGCATGTCGGCGGCGGGATTTGACCTTTTGCCGGGTTCACATCCAATCATTCCGGTGATGCTGGGCGATCCGAAAATTGCCCAGGAACTGGCTGCACGCCTTGACGAAAAGGGCGTCTATGTCACGGCCTTTTCCTATCCCGTCGTGCCCATGGGAAAGGATCGTATTCGCACCCAGATGTCGGCTGCCCACAGCCTGGAAGAACTTGATCAGGCGATTGATGCCTTTGTGGAAGCGGGGCGGGAAATGGGGATTATCTCATGA
- the tdh gene encoding L-threonine 3-dehydrogenase — protein MTNEMKALVKSRPEPGLWMETVPVPEPGPTDVLIKVSKSAICGTDVHIWNWDEWAASTVPVPMVTGHEFCGKIADLGSAVTRYEQGQRVSGEGHIVCGVCRNCRAGRGHLCRNTKGVGVNRPGSFAEYVCLPQDNVVPIPDDVPDEIAAIFDPFGNAVHTALSFDLVGEDVLVTGAGPIGIMGALVAAKAGARKVVITDINAYRLDLAERLGVPHVVDASSENLESVMKRIGMKEGFDVGLEMSGAPAALRDMIHTMNNGGKVALLGIAPKGFEIDWHEVIFKMLKIKGIYGREMFETWYKMIALVQGGLDLAPLITHRLNIDAFEEGFSAMRSGEAGKVVLDWN, from the coding sequence ATGACCAATGAAATGAAAGCCCTGGTCAAAAGCCGCCCCGAACCTGGCTTGTGGATGGAGACGGTGCCTGTTCCAGAACCCGGTCCCACCGATGTGCTGATCAAGGTCAGCAAGTCGGCGATCTGCGGTACCGACGTCCATATCTGGAACTGGGATGAGTGGGCCGCCTCAACCGTCCCGGTTCCGATGGTGACAGGCCATGAATTCTGCGGCAAGATCGCCGATCTTGGCAGCGCCGTCACCCGGTATGAGCAGGGTCAGCGCGTTTCGGGTGAAGGCCACATCGTCTGCGGCGTGTGCCGCAATTGCCGTGCCGGGCGCGGCCATTTGTGCCGGAACACGAAAGGGGTCGGGGTCAACCGGCCGGGCAGTTTTGCCGAATATGTCTGCCTGCCCCAGGACAATGTCGTTCCCATTCCCGATGATGTGCCCGACGAAATCGCCGCCATTTTCGATCCCTTCGGCAATGCGGTTCACACGGCACTGTCCTTCGATCTGGTTGGCGAGGATGTGCTGGTCACCGGTGCCGGACCCATCGGCATCATGGGAGCGCTGGTGGCGGCAAAAGCCGGCGCCCGAAAGGTGGTCATCACCGATATCAACGCCTACCGGCTGGATTTGGCGGAAAGGCTCGGTGTTCCCCATGTGGTCGATGCTTCCAGCGAAAACCTTGAAAGCGTCATGAAACGGATCGGCATGAAAGAGGGCTTTGATGTGGGTCTTGAAATGTCGGGCGCGCCGGCTGCCCTGCGCGACATGATCCACACCATGAACAATGGCGGCAAGGTCGCGCTGCTCGGCATTGCTCCCAAGGGATTTGAAATCGACTGGCACGAGGTGATCTTCAAGATGCTCAAGATCAAGGGTATCTATGGACGGGAGATGTTCGAAACCTGGTACAAGATGATCGCCCTGGTCCAGGGCGGGTTGGATTTGGCACCGCTGATCACCCACCGTCTGAACATAGATGCGTTTGAAGAGGGGTTTTCCGCCATGCGCTCAGGCGAGGCGGGCAAGGTAGTGCTCGACTGGAATTAA
- the phbB gene encoding acetoacetyl-CoA reductase: MKKRTAVVTGGTRGIGRGICELLKEEGYDVVAGYAGNEEAAAKFSEETGIETRKWDVADFDACQEAIEAISASHGNPTVLVNNAGITRDGTLKRMSYDDWMNVIQTNLTSVFNMCKGTWAHMVEENFGRIVNISSVNGQAGQYGQVNYCAAKAGVIGMTKALAQEGARFNITANTVAPGYVATDMVAAVPQNILDKIVGTIPVGRLGDASEIARAVWFLCREDSMFVTGSTISINGGQHMY, encoded by the coding sequence ATGAAAAAACGCACGGCAGTCGTGACAGGAGGAACACGTGGTATCGGACGCGGTATCTGCGAACTTTTGAAGGAGGAGGGCTATGACGTGGTTGCCGGATATGCCGGCAATGAGGAAGCCGCCGCAAAGTTTTCAGAGGAAACCGGTATCGAAACCCGAAAATGGGACGTTGCCGATTTCGACGCCTGCCAGGAAGCGATCGAGGCAATTTCGGCTTCTCACGGCAATCCGACCGTGCTGGTCAACAATGCAGGCATCACCCGCGACGGAACGCTGAAGCGCATGAGTTACGACGACTGGATGAATGTTATCCAGACAAACCTGACTTCGGTGTTCAACATGTGCAAGGGAACCTGGGCCCATATGGTCGAAGAGAATTTTGGCCGCATCGTCAATATTTCCTCGGTCAACGGGCAGGCTGGCCAATACGGGCAGGTCAACTATTGCGCCGCCAAGGCGGGCGTCATCGGCATGACCAAGGCATTGGCCCAGGAGGGTGCAAGGTTCAACATCACGGCCAATACGGTGGCGCCGGGCTATGTTGCAACCGACATGGTTGCGGCTGTCCCGCAGAACATTCTTGACAAGATCGTCGGCACCATTCCGGTCGGCCGCCTCGGCGATGCCAGCGAGATCGCAAGAGCCGTCTGGTTCCTGTGCCGGGAGGATTCCATGTTTGTTACCGGGTCGACCATTTCGATCAATGGCGGCCAGCACATGTACTGA
- the phaZ gene encoding polyhydroxyalkanoate depolymerase: MANPYTYTAYDATESARLASLWVAATAKTFWKNPVFGLSSNPLPAAFAAWGEVSERAFQRLTVKPDWGIASVVSGGRDCLVSVETVMELSFGRLLEFKVKRPAKSRPKVLLIAPMSGHYATLLRNTVVSLLPDCDVLITEWRNARNVPVSKGKFDVEDFTKHLVEFFKVAGSRTHVIAVCQPVPLTLAAVAWLAENEPDAQPASMTLIGGPVDPDANRTEVTDFGRRVTMGQLEHSVIQTVGLNHPGVGRKVYPGSMQLFSFMAMNWDKHAKAFANQIIRTVRDEAGDLDRHNTFYDEYLAVMDMPAEFYLSTVERIFKTREIARNDFAIDGKKVDLTKITSVPTKIVEGGRDDISAPGQCAAALDVLTGLPDAMKAHHLEPDAGHYGIFSGRAWHENIRPVVLEFIGKHS; this comes from the coding sequence ATGGCCAACCCGTATACCTATACCGCCTATGACGCCACGGAATCGGCGCGCCTGGCCAGCCTCTGGGTGGCCGCAACGGCAAAGACCTTCTGGAAAAATCCAGTTTTCGGACTGTCTTCCAATCCATTGCCGGCGGCATTTGCCGCCTGGGGCGAAGTAAGCGAGCGGGCATTCCAGCGCCTTACCGTAAAGCCGGACTGGGGCATTGCTTCCGTTGTAAGCGGCGGAAGGGACTGTCTGGTTTCGGTCGAAACCGTAATGGAACTCTCCTTCGGCCGGTTGCTGGAATTCAAGGTCAAACGCCCGGCCAAAAGCCGTCCCAAAGTGCTTTTGATCGCCCCGATGTCCGGCCATTATGCCACGCTGCTGCGCAATACCGTCGTCAGCCTGCTACCCGATTGCGACGTACTGATTACCGAATGGCGCAATGCACGCAACGTGCCCGTGTCAAAGGGCAAGTTCGATGTGGAAGACTTTACCAAGCATCTGGTGGAGTTTTTCAAGGTAGCCGGATCCAGAACCCACGTGATCGCCGTTTGCCAGCCTGTCCCCCTGACCCTGGCTGCTGTCGCATGGCTTGCCGAAAACGAACCTGACGCGCAGCCCGCCTCGATGACGCTGATCGGCGGACCGGTCGATCCCGATGCCAACCGCACCGAGGTAACCGACTTCGGCCGCCGGGTTACCATGGGCCAGCTCGAACATTCCGTCATCCAAACGGTCGGCCTCAATCATCCCGGCGTGGGGCGCAAGGTTTATCCCGGCAGCATGCAGCTTTTCTCGTTCATGGCGATGAACTGGGACAAGCATGCGAAGGCATTTGCCAACCAGATCATCCGCACGGTTCGCGATGAGGCGGGCGATCTGGATCGCCATAATACATTCTATGACGAATACCTGGCGGTCATGGACATGCCGGCCGAGTTTTACCTTTCCACCGTGGAGCGCATCTTCAAGACGCGTGAAATCGCCAGAAACGATTTTGCCATTGACGGCAAGAAGGTTGATCTGACGAAAATCACCTCAGTTCCAACGAAGATCGTCGAAGGCGGACGGGACGACATTTCCGCCCCCGGGCAATGTGCTGCCGCGCTTGATGTTCTCACGGGGCTGCCCGATGCGATGAAGGCACATCACCTGGAACCGGATGCCGGCCATTACGGTATCTTTTCAGGCAGGGCCTGGCATGAGAACATCCGCCCGGTCGTGCTGGAGTTCATCGGCAAGCATAGCTGA
- a CDS encoding PHA/PHB synthase family protein, with protein sequence MEKSAYDPQVLKGNLDKLEDLTVRLVNAIANRRESDPAMQGPGYNLYAKAAAAYYAEMMARPEKIIEQQVQFWRKSLENFSNAQTLLNEDEQKEPAAKKGPGDRRFKNPLWASNPYFNFVRDQYLLSTEMIDQTVTGLEEIDDKEKRRVQFFARQLVDLFSPSNFFGTNPDALEKALETNGQSLVDGLANLVRDLEANDGELSVTLADPKAFEVGGNIATSPGDVVFRNRMFELIQYAPATKEVHKTPLVIFPPWINKFYILDLKEKNSFIRYAVSQGYTVFVVSWVNPDENYRDVGIDTYVEEGALAAINAVQDITGSKKVNAIGYCIGGTLLTITLALMAANGDDRVKSATFFTTLTDFSEAGDLGVFIDEDFLTAIETEVDKRGFLDSFYMSKTFSYLRANDLVYGPAVRSYMMGEAPPAFDLLFWNGDSTNLPARMAKEYLRHLYAENKLIKGEFEVNGTVIDMSKIDLPIYVVATESDHIAPWKSSFTGLSTTSGEKQMVLSESGHIAGIVNPPEAGKYGYWLNDEACTDPDEWHKAAEHHDGSWWPHWSNWLSERSGKMVEARQPGSKSHPSLAPAPGTYVVAERKK encoded by the coding sequence ATGGAAAAGTCTGCATACGATCCACAGGTCCTCAAGGGCAATCTGGACAAACTTGAAGACCTGACGGTTCGCCTGGTAAATGCCATCGCCAACCGGCGCGAGAGCGACCCCGCAATGCAGGGGCCCGGCTATAATCTCTATGCCAAGGCCGCGGCCGCCTATTATGCCGAGATGATGGCGCGGCCGGAAAAGATCATCGAGCAACAGGTGCAGTTCTGGCGGAAGAGCCTGGAAAATTTTTCCAACGCCCAGACGCTTCTTAATGAAGACGAGCAGAAAGAGCCTGCGGCAAAGAAGGGGCCGGGCGACCGGCGCTTCAAGAATCCTCTGTGGGCCAGCAATCCCTATTTCAATTTTGTCCGTGACCAGTATCTGCTTTCCACCGAGATGATCGACCAGACCGTTACCGGGCTGGAGGAAATCGACGACAAGGAAAAGAGGCGGGTTCAGTTTTTCGCCCGTCAGCTGGTGGATTTGTTTTCGCCGTCCAATTTTTTCGGGACCAATCCCGATGCCCTGGAAAAAGCGCTGGAAACCAACGGCCAGTCGCTGGTTGACGGTCTTGCCAATCTGGTGCGCGATCTCGAGGCCAATGATGGTGAGCTTTCGGTCACGCTGGCCGATCCAAAGGCATTCGAAGTGGGTGGCAACATTGCGACCAGCCCGGGTGACGTTGTTTTCCGCAACCGGATGTTTGAGCTGATCCAGTATGCGCCGGCAACAAAGGAGGTCCACAAGACCCCCCTGGTCATTTTCCCGCCCTGGATCAACAAGTTTTACATTCTCGACCTGAAGGAGAAAAACAGCTTCATCCGCTATGCGGTCTCTCAGGGCTATACGGTATTCGTCGTATCCTGGGTCAATCCCGATGAAAATTATCGCGATGTGGGCATCGACACCTATGTCGAGGAAGGCGCCCTTGCCGCCATCAATGCAGTTCAGGACATTACCGGCAGCAAGAAGGTCAATGCCATCGGCTATTGTATCGGCGGCACCCTTCTGACGATTACCCTGGCGCTGATGGCTGCAAATGGCGACGACAGGGTAAAAAGCGCTACTTTCTTCACCACGCTCACCGACTTCTCCGAGGCCGGCGATCTCGGTGTCTTCATTGACGAGGATTTTCTTACGGCAATCGAGACCGAGGTGGACAAGCGCGGCTTCCTCGACAGTTTTTACATGTCCAAGACATTCTCCTATTTACGGGCCAACGATCTGGTCTACGGTCCTGCGGTACGGTCCTACATGATGGGAGAAGCGCCTCCGGCCTTTGACCTCCTGTTCTGGAATGGCGATTCCACCAATCTCCCTGCCCGCATGGCGAAGGAGTATCTGCGCCACCTCTACGCTGAAAACAAGCTCATCAAGGGCGAGTTCGAAGTCAACGGCACCGTCATAGACATGTCGAAGATCGATTTGCCGATTTATGTGGTGGCAACGGAATCCGACCACATAGCGCCGTGGAAATCCTCCTTTACGGGCCTGTCCACCACGTCGGGCGAAAAACAGATGGTGCTTTCCGAAAGCGGTCATATTGCCGGCATCGTCAACCCGCCGGAAGCCGGCAAATATGGCTATTGGCTCAATGATGAAGCCTGCACGGATCCGGACGAGTGGCACAAGGCGGCCGAACATCATGACGGAAGCTGGTGGCCGCACTGGTCAAACTGGCTTTCTGAACGGTCCGGCAAGATGGTTGAGGCCCGCCAGCCAGGCAGCAAATCCCACCCTTCCCTGGCTCCCGCGCCGGGAACCTATGTGGTCGCCGAGCGGAAAAAGTAA
- a CDS encoding polyhydroxyalkanoate synthesis regulator DNA-binding domain-containing protein encodes MSKRSKPDGEPIVIKRYASRKLYDADAKVYVTLEDIARYIREGREVQIIDKGTGEDLTRQYLVQIIADFESQGESALPLNILTDLVRHYQEQANSVTSTFAGAMTPAFLGQMFEAYKEQQEKALSELGELGGKAMDPEKMMGTMNDTMRDWQEKQSEFFSQAMAQWGFGLPQQSPAGERETEGESGPPPEPAQKEAKIKAIEENLEALQEQLKKLR; translated from the coding sequence GTGAGCAAAAGAAGCAAGCCGGACGGCGAACCAATCGTTATCAAGCGTTATGCAAGCCGGAAACTGTACGATGCTGACGCAAAGGTTTACGTCACTCTCGAGGACATAGCACGCTATATACGCGAAGGCCGGGAAGTCCAGATTATCGACAAGGGCACCGGCGAAGACCTGACCCGTCAATATCTGGTTCAGATTATCGCCGACTTCGAAAGCCAGGGCGAAAGTGCGCTGCCGCTCAATATCCTGACCGACCTCGTACGCCATTATCAGGAACAGGCAAACTCAGTCACCAGCACCTTTGCCGGGGCCATGACCCCCGCATTTCTGGGTCAGATGTTCGAAGCATACAAGGAACAGCAGGAAAAGGCGCTCAGCGAACTGGGCGAACTTGGCGGCAAGGCAATGGACCCGGAGAAGATGATGGGTACCATGAACGATACCATGCGCGACTGGCAGGAAAAGCAGAGTGAGTTTTTCTCTCAAGCCATGGCCCAATGGGGTTTTGGCCTGCCGCAGCAAAGCCCCGCCGGCGAACGCGAAACTGAAGGCGAGTCCGGCCCCCCGCCGGAACCGGCTCAAAAGGAAGCCAAGATCAAGGCCATTGAGGAAAATCTGGAAGCGCTGCAGGAGCAGCTCAAAAAACTTCGCTAG
- a CDS encoding aldehyde dehydrogenase family protein, with amino-acid sequence MREERQFYINGKWTDPVEGTDFAVIDPSTEEACATISLGGKADAEAAISAAKATFPKWSLSSKQERLDLLRSILEAYTRNRDAMGEAISQEMGAPIDMALAAQFGAGFEHIHDFINTLEAFEFEEEKQPGTENDRILHEPVGVCGLITPWNWPMNQITLKVIPALAAGCTMVLKPSEQSPLSAILFSRILDEAGVPAGVYNMVNGDGPGVGTVLSGHPDIDLVSFTGSTRAGIAISKNAADTIKRVSLELGGKGANIVFADADEKAVKRGVLHCFNNSGQSCNAPTRMLVERSRYDEAVEQARETAEKMTVDVASKSGRHIGPVVNEAQFNKIQGLIEAGIKEGARLVAGGIGRPEGLNRGFFVRPTVFADCTNDMTVMREEIFGPVLSMMPFDNEEEAIAIANDTPYGLTNYVQTGDGAKANRVARQLRSGMVDMNGKFRSSPSPFGGYKQSGNGREGGRWGLEEFLEIKAVGGWAPGK; translated from the coding sequence ATGCGTGAAGAACGCCAATTCTACATTAATGGCAAATGGACTGATCCAGTCGAAGGCACGGACTTTGCGGTAATCGACCCATCAACGGAAGAAGCGTGCGCAACGATTTCGCTCGGCGGCAAGGCGGATGCTGAAGCGGCGATTTCTGCAGCAAAAGCGACCTTTCCCAAATGGTCGCTTTCCAGCAAGCAGGAACGGCTCGATCTTCTACGCAGCATTCTGGAAGCCTATACCCGCAACAGGGATGCCATGGGCGAAGCAATCTCGCAGGAAATGGGTGCGCCCATCGATATGGCCCTGGCCGCCCAGTTCGGCGCCGGATTTGAGCACATCCACGATTTTATCAATACGCTGGAAGCTTTCGAGTTCGAAGAGGAAAAACAGCCCGGCACGGAGAACGACCGGATCCTGCACGAGCCGGTGGGCGTCTGCGGCCTGATCACCCCGTGGAACTGGCCAATGAACCAGATTACCCTCAAGGTGATCCCGGCTCTTGCGGCAGGCTGCACCATGGTGCTCAAGCCCTCCGAGCAATCGCCCCTTTCGGCCATTCTTTTCTCCAGAATACTGGATGAAGCGGGCGTTCCCGCCGGGGTTTACAACATGGTCAATGGCGACGGTCCTGGCGTGGGGACCGTGCTTTCAGGCCATCCCGACATTGACCTGGTTTCCTTTACCGGCTCCACCCGCGCCGGTATTGCCATTTCAAAGAACGCTGCAGACACCATCAAGCGCGTTTCCCTGGAGCTTGGCGGCAAGGGCGCCAATATCGTGTTTGCCGATGCGGACGAAAAGGCGGTCAAACGCGGCGTTCTGCATTGCTTCAACAATTCCGGTCAGTCCTGTAATGCGCCCACCCGCATGCTGGTCGAGCGTTCGCGTTATGATGAGGCTGTCGAGCAGGCCCGCGAAACAGCCGAGAAAATGACGGTGGATGTTGCTTCCAAATCTGGCCGCCACATCGGCCCGGTGGTCAATGAGGCGCAGTTCAACAAAATTCAGGGCCTGATCGAGGCAGGCATCAAGGAAGGTGCCCGGCTTGTCGCAGGCGGCATTGGCCGCCCCGAAGGCCTCAATCGTGGCTTCTTCGTCCGCCCGACCGTGTTTGCAGACTGCACCAACGACATGACCGTCATGCGTGAGGAAATATTCGGTCCGGTTCTTTCCATGATGCCGTTTGACAATGAAGAGGAAGCGATCGCCATTGCCAACGACACGCCATACGGATTGACCAATTACGTGCAGACCGGGGACGGCGCCAAGGCAAACCGTGTGGCCCGCCAGCTTCGCTCTGGCATGGTGGACATGAACGGCAAGTTCCGTTCCTCCCCGTCACCTTTTGGGGGCTACAAGCAGTCCGGCAATGGCCGTGAAGGCGGCCGCTGGGGTCTGGAGGAATTCCTCGAAATCAAGGCAGTTGGCGGCTGGGCACCCGGCAAATAG
- a CDS encoding NADPH-dependent FMN reductase, with the protein MRKPAILVFAGSIRSGAYSQQAADAYWAQLAVMEGEVTRITLADYPLPIMDEDLEAEKGIPENAVKLARLFDHHDAVVIVTPEYNGSLPPLLKNAIDWVSRVSADGEKPLSPYKDKLALIGSSSPGAMGGYSALTHLRHILVRLGMQVLSEQMALGRAKAAFDDMGRLSGEREARMLENACRSLIEKATLLSRV; encoded by the coding sequence ATGCGCAAACCTGCAATTCTTGTCTTCGCCGGTTCAATCCGGTCAGGCGCCTACAGCCAGCAGGCTGCCGATGCCTATTGGGCGCAACTGGCGGTGATGGAAGGTGAGGTAACCCGCATTACGCTGGCCGACTACCCGTTGCCGATCATGGATGAGGATCTGGAAGCGGAAAAGGGCATTCCCGAAAACGCCGTCAAACTGGCCCGCCTGTTTGACCACCACGATGCGGTTGTCATCGTAACGCCGGAATACAATGGCTCGCTGCCGCCGCTTTTGAAAAATGCCATCGACTGGGTAAGCAGGGTCTCGGCCGATGGCGAAAAACCGCTTTCACCCTACAAGGACAAGCTGGCACTGATCGGTTCTTCTTCGCCCGGTGCCATGGGCGGGTACTCCGCCCTTACCCATCTAAGACACATTCTGGTGCGCCTTGGCATGCAGGTCCTGTCGGAACAGATGGCCCTTGGCCGGGCAAAAGCCGCGTTTGACGACATGGGCCGGCTCTCCGGTGAACGGGAAGCCCGCATGCTGGAAAATGCCTGCCGTTCGCTGATCGAAAAAGCTACCTTGCTCAGCCGGGTATAA
- the pyrF gene encoding orotidine-5'-phosphate decarboxylase — translation MPVSDSLRSRLIVALDVPDVAQAQQVVSALDGEVHFFKIGYQLVFAGGLELARELKREGFRVFLDMKLLDIDNTVEKGVANIAAMGFDMLTLHAYPKTMRAAVRAAQGSDLCLLGVTVLTSMDDDDLTAAGYGTSAKELVMTRAKDAAAAGMGGVVASALEARAIRREIGPDMALVTPGIRPAGAEAGDQKRVMTPARAIAAGASHLVVGRPIVAAADRKQAARNILQEMAEAAA, via the coding sequence ATGCCGGTATCGGATAGTCTTCGCTCCAGACTGATCGTGGCGCTGGATGTGCCGGATGTTGCACAGGCTCAACAGGTGGTAAGCGCGCTTGATGGCGAGGTTCACTTCTTCAAGATCGGGTATCAGCTTGTCTTTGCCGGCGGGCTTGAACTTGCCCGTGAATTGAAGCGTGAAGGCTTCAGGGTCTTTCTGGACATGAAACTTCTCGACATCGACAACACCGTCGAAAAGGGCGTTGCCAACATCGCCGCCATGGGTTTCGACATGCTTACGCTGCATGCCTATCCCAAGACCATGCGCGCAGCGGTCAGGGCAGCACAGGGTTCGGACTTGTGCCTGTTGGGCGTGACAGTCCTGACTTCGATGGACGACGATGATCTTACCGCCGCCGGATACGGTACTTCCGCCAAAGAACTGGTAATGACCCGTGCGAAGGACGCTGCCGCTGCTGGCATGGGCGGCGTCGTTGCCTCGGCGCTTGAAGCCCGGGCCATCCGCCGGGAAATCGGCCCGGATATGGCGCTGGTAACCCCCGGAATTCGCCCCGCAGGCGCCGAGGCCGGGGACCAGAAACGGGTCATGACGCCCGCCAGGGCGATTGCCGCAGGCGCCTCGCATCTGGTGGTGGGCCGCCCGATTGTTGCTGCTGCAGACCGCAAGCAGGCGGCAAGGAACATACTTCAGGAAATGGCAGAAGCTGCTGCCTGA
- a CDS encoding DUF2852 domain-containing protein has protein sequence MNTSQSSSAPYRGHHNAWIRPAWTPITIAMMIVGFMIFWPLGLAMLAYILWGDRLEEFKSGVNRTTDGFARNWSCGRGPRSSTGNVAFDDWRNAEIERLREERRKLEEMRAEFEAHLRELRRAKDQDEFDAFMSAYKRKTGKKEGDGKASKSRRKSVPDS, from the coding sequence ATGAACACCAGCCAATCAAGCAGTGCCCCCTATCGGGGTCATCACAACGCCTGGATACGTCCGGCATGGACCCCGATCACGATCGCCATGATGATCGTCGGTTTCATGATTTTCTGGCCGCTCGGCCTCGCCATGCTGGCCTATATTCTGTGGGGCGACCGGCTTGAAGAATTCAAATCCGGCGTAAACCGCACCACGGACGGTTTTGCACGGAACTGGTCCTGCGGCCGCGGTCCCCGTTCCAGCACCGGCAATGTCGCTTTTGACGACTGGCGCAATGCTGAAATCGAGCGTCTGCGTGAGGAGCGCCGCAAGCTGGAAGAAATGCGTGCCGAGTTCGAGGCCCATCTTCGTGAGTTGCGCCGCGCCAAGGACCAGGATGAATTCGACGCCTTCATGTCTGCCTACAAGCGCAAGACCGGCAAAAAGGAAGGTGACGGCAAAGCGTCGAAATCGCGCCGCAAATCGGTTCCCGATAGCTGA